The following proteins are co-located in the Urocitellus parryii isolate mUroPar1 chromosome 15, mUroPar1.hap1, whole genome shotgun sequence genome:
- the Irgc gene encoding interferon-inducible GTPase 5: MATSKLPSASGEEETTILMAKEELEALRTAFESGDIPQAASRLRELLAASESTRLEVGVTGESGAGKSSLINALRGLGAEDPGAALTGVVETTMQPSPYPHPQFPDVTLWDLPGAGSPGCPADKYLKQVDFGRYDFFLLVSPRRCGAVETRLAAEILRQGKKFYFVRTKVDEDLAATRTQRPSGFSEAAVLQEIREHCAERLRAAGVAEPRIFLVSNLSPSRYDFPILMSTWEHDLPAHRRHAGLLSLPDISLEALQKKKDMLQEQVLKTALVSGVIQALPVPGLAAAYDDALLIRSLRGYHRSFGLDDDSLAKLAEQVGKQAGDLRSVIRSPLANEVSPETVLRLYSQSSDGAMRVARAFEKGIPVFGTLVAGGISFGTVYTMLQGCLNEMAEDAQRVRIKALEEDEPQSEVSLEAAGDSGVEKRGSGEGNGEDAPLSARRKLGLLLKYILDSWKKRDVSEEK, from the coding sequence ATGGCTACTTCCAAGTTGCCCTCAGCGTCCGGGGAGGAGGAGACCACCATTCTCATGGCCAAGGAGGAGCTGGAGGCCCTGCGCACAGCCTTCGAGTCTGGCGACATTCCCCAGGCCGCCTCTCGCCTTCGAGAGCTGCTGGCCGCCTCGGAGAGCACCCGGCTGGAGGTGGGCGTCACGGGGGAATCGGGAGCTGGCAAGTCGTCCCTCATCAATGCCCTGCGTGGCCTGGGGGCCGAGGACCCAGGCGCAGCTCTCACGGGTGTCGTGGAAACCACAATGCAACCCTCGCCCTACCCACACCCACAGTTTCCTGATGTGACCCTGTGGGACCTGCCAGGGGCCGGCTCTCCGGGCTGCCCGGCTGACAAGTACCTGAAGCAGGTGGACTTTGGCCGCTATGACTTCTTCCTGCTGGTCTCCCCCCGCCGCTGCGGGGCCGTGGAGACCCGCCTGGCCGCGGAGATCCTGCGCCAGGGCAAGAAGTTCTACTTCGTGCGCACCAAGGTGGACGAAGACCTGGCGGCCACCCGCACCCAGCGACCCTCAGGCTTCAGCGAAGCTGCCGTCCTGCAGGAGATCCGGGAGCACTGTGCCGAGCGGCTGCGGGCGGCTGGAGTGGCCGAACCCCGCATCTTCCTGGTGTCCAACCTCTCGCCATCCCGCTATGACTTCCCGATACTCATGTCCACCTGGGAGCACGACCTGCCCGCCCACCGGCGCCACGCCGGCCTGCTGTCGCTGCCCGATATCTCCCTGGAGGCTCTGCAGAAAAAGAAGGACATGCTCCAGGAGCAAGTGCTCAAGACTGCCCTGGTGTCGGGGGTCATCCAGGCCCTGCCGGTCCCCGGACTGGCCGCCGCCTACGATGACGCGCTGCTCATCCGCTCGCTGCGCGGCTACCACCGCAGCTTCGGCCTGGACGACGACTCGCTGGCCAAGCTGGCCGAGCAGGTGGGTAAGCAGGCGGGGGACCTGCGCTCGGTCATCCGCTCCCCACTGGCCAACGAGGTCTCACCCGAGACGGTCCTGCGGCTCTACTCTCAGTCGTCAGATGGCGCCATGCGGGTGGCCCGTGCCTTTGAGAAGGGCATCCCTGTGTTCGGGACACTGGTGGCTGGTGGCATCAGCTTTGGAACCGTCTACACCATGCTCCAGGGCTGCCTCAATGAGATGGCCGAGGATGCCCAGCGGGTCCGCATCAAGGCCCTGGAGGAAGACGAGCCCCAGTCGGAGGTCAGCTTGGAGGCAGCTGGTGACAGTGGAGTGGAAAAGCGGGGATCCGGGGAGGGAAATGGCGAGGACGCCCCACTCTCAGCCCGCAGGAAGCTCGGCCTCCTTCTCAAGTACATTCTTGACAGCTGGAAGAAGCGTGATGtgtctgaagaaaaataa